Proteins from a genomic interval of Octopus sinensis unplaced genomic scaffold, ASM634580v1 Contig15560, whole genome shotgun sequence:
- the LOC115230434 gene encoding LIM domain only protein 3 has product MIPAFELVMRAKTNVYHLECFACQQCNHRFCVGDRFYLCDNKILCEYDYEERMVFANMSYNYNALSHLKRQTHNLSDDVSSGYGSPSPNSL; this is encoded by the exons ATGATTCCAGCATTTGAATTAGTGATGAGAGCAAAGACAAACGTGTATCACCTTGAATGTTTTGCATGTCAACAGTGTAATCACAG attctGTGTCGGTGATAGATTTTATCTGTGTGATAATAAGATTCTCTGCGAATACGATTACGAAGAACGAATGGTATTTGCCAACATGAGCTACAATTACAACGCCCTGTCTCACTtgaaaagacaaacacacaacctCAGCGACGATGTATCGAGTGGTTATGGCAGCCCGAGCCCTAACTCTCTGTGA